The Roseovarius sp. EL26 genome has a window encoding:
- a CDS encoding usg protein: MQMSETEMMLKGYGLTTAELFYHMPDHIHVLNTFIWQDYDLAPDYPKLFEFVEFWQNEIDGPLHSVSFTHRKLIAAGEWRNMKGEFHLH; the protein is encoded by the coding sequence ATGCAGATGTCTGAAACTGAAATGATGCTCAAGGGCTATGGACTGACGACGGCAGAACTCTTCTATCATATGCCGGACCATATTCATGTGTTGAATACATTTATCTGGCAGGATTACGACCTGGCTCCGGATTATCCCAAACTGTTTGAGTTTGTGGAGTTTTGGCAAAATGAAATTGATGGGCCGCTGCATTCAGTCAGCTTCACCCATCGCAAGCTGATCGCAGCGGGTGAATGGCGCAATATGAAAGGTGAATTTCACCTGCACTAA
- a CDS encoding YSC84-related protein, with product MSNLTRRSFSLGALAGLPVLAACGNGVGSSGAQKIDARVNATLNYLYANYPNARDLGDKASGILVMPVVTEAGFGFGGGYGRGALRINNATVDYYSAAKGSVGLQIGAQQFSHVLFFMTEDALSKFRRSPGWAAGANVEYALPDQGGNLQADTTTVTSPVVAVIFGQAGIMAGATVEGIKYTRIIP from the coding sequence GAGCAATCTCACCAGACGCAGCTTTTCGCTGGGCGCCCTTGCGGGCCTTCCCGTGTTGGCCGCTTGCGGCAATGGCGTCGGCAGTTCCGGCGCGCAAAAAATTGACGCGCGTGTCAATGCCACACTGAACTATCTTTATGCCAACTACCCTAACGCCCGTGATTTGGGCGATAAGGCCAGCGGCATTCTCGTAATGCCCGTCGTAACCGAAGCCGGATTTGGCTTTGGCGGCGGATATGGCCGTGGGGCCTTGCGTATCAACAATGCCACGGTTGATTACTATTCTGCAGCCAAAGGTAGCGTTGGCCTGCAAATCGGCGCGCAGCAATTCTCCCATGTGTTATTTTTCATGACCGAGGACGCATTAAGCAAATTCCGCCGCTCTCCCGGCTGGGCTGCAGGGGCAAATGTAGAATACGCCCTGCCCGATCAAGGTGGAAACCTACAAGCCGACACCACGACAGTTACTTCGCCGGTTGTTGCCGTGATATTTGGTCAAGCTGGCATCATGGCCGGCGCCACGGTCGAAGGCATCAAGTACACCCGCATCATTCCATGA
- the gyrA gene encoding DNA gyrase subunit A: MENNQPERPAHDGPTISIAEEMKTSYLDYAMSVIVSRAIPDLRDGLKPVHRRILYAMHETGNSHDKSYRKSARPVGDVMGKYHPHGDGAIYDALVRMAQDFSMSLPLLDGQGNFGSMDGDNPAAMRYTEVRMDKPAASLLADIEKDTVDFQDNYDGKDREPTVLPARYPNMLVNGAGGIAVGMATNIPPHNLGEVINATLALIDDPDLDSEQLIEYIPAPDFPTGGMILGRSGARKAYLEGRGSVVVRAKTRIEEIRKDRYAIVVDEIPYQVNKASMIEKIAEAAREKRIEGIAHVQDESDRNGVRVVVELKRDATPEVVLNQLFRFTPMQTYFGCNMLALNGGRPEQLNLRGFLTAFVIFREEVVARRTAFELRKARERSHILCGLAVAVSNVDEVVATIRASADAAEAREKLMTRRWPAHSILEYIALIDDPTHTANDDGTYNLSEIQARAILELRLQRLTQIGVREVTDELQELAGKIKEYLAILASRERIMQIISDELREVRDQFAVPRRTEIVNWSGDMDDEDLIEREDMVVTITAGGYIKRTALADFRAQKRGGKGISGMQTKEEDAVTTLFVANTHTQLLFFTTDGMVYKLKTWRLPLGGRTAKGKAIVNILPMSPGVSIAAIMPVDVPDEEWENLQIVFATTAGDVRRNALSDFTNVMRNGKIAMDLPEGVEMVNARICSESDDVMLVTNSGRAIRFPSTDVRVFKGRKSTGVRGVRLQGDDKVVSMSVIRHFDATADERSAYLKMRRAVAGMVDDETASDEDVDENATISPDRYAEMSAAENLLLTITAQGAGKLSSSHDYPVRGRGGMGVQAIDKGLRAGAVVASFPVELEDQIMLATSKGQSIRVPIKGISFRSRSAGGVKVFNTGKGEEVVSVAWIAEQSDDEDENAETSES; encoded by the coding sequence ATGGAAAATAATCAACCAGAACGTCCGGCACATGATGGCCCGACGATCTCAATCGCAGAGGAGATGAAAACCTCCTACCTCGATTATGCCATGTCCGTGATCGTTTCACGTGCCATTCCAGATCTGCGTGACGGATTAAAACCAGTGCACCGCCGCATTCTATATGCGATGCATGAAACCGGTAACAGCCACGATAAATCTTATCGCAAATCCGCCCGCCCTGTCGGCGATGTCATGGGTAAGTACCACCCCCACGGCGATGGCGCGATTTATGATGCGCTTGTACGTATGGCACAGGATTTCTCGATGTCGCTGCCGTTGTTGGATGGTCAGGGTAACTTTGGCTCAATGGATGGCGATAACCCGGCTGCCATGCGTTATACCGAGGTGCGGATGGATAAGCCTGCCGCCTCCTTGCTGGCGGACATCGAAAAAGACACTGTCGATTTTCAGGATAACTATGACGGCAAAGACCGCGAACCAACGGTTCTGCCCGCGCGTTACCCAAACATGCTGGTCAACGGTGCTGGCGGTATCGCGGTTGGCATGGCCACGAACATTCCACCACACAACCTTGGCGAAGTGATCAATGCCACTCTGGCGCTGATTGACGATCCGGATCTCGATTCTGAGCAGTTGATCGAATACATCCCTGCCCCAGATTTCCCCACCGGCGGGATGATCTTGGGCCGCTCCGGCGCCCGCAAAGCCTATCTCGAAGGGCGCGGTAGCGTCGTAGTTCGTGCTAAAACCCGGATTGAGGAGATTCGTAAAGACCGCTATGCCATCGTGGTTGATGAGATCCCGTATCAGGTGAACAAAGCCTCGATGATCGAAAAGATCGCCGAAGCAGCGCGTGAAAAGCGGATCGAAGGCATCGCCCACGTTCAGGACGAATCCGATCGTAACGGTGTCCGTGTTGTGGTCGAACTCAAACGGGATGCCACGCCCGAAGTGGTCCTGAACCAATTGTTCCGCTTTACGCCAATGCAAACCTACTTCGGCTGTAACATGTTGGCCCTAAATGGTGGTCGTCCAGAGCAGCTTAACCTGCGTGGTTTCCTGACTGCCTTTGTAATCTTTCGCGAAGAGGTTGTTGCACGCCGCACCGCGTTTGAACTGCGCAAAGCTCGCGAACGCAGCCATATCCTCTGTGGTCTAGCGGTGGCTGTATCCAACGTCGATGAAGTCGTAGCCACCATTCGCGCCTCTGCCGATGCGGCCGAAGCACGTGAAAAGCTGATGACTCGTCGCTGGCCAGCGCATTCAATCCTTGAATACATTGCGTTGATCGATGATCCCACCCATACGGCCAATGACGACGGCACTTATAATCTGTCAGAAATTCAAGCCCGTGCCATTCTGGAGCTGCGCCTGCAACGTCTGACCCAGATTGGAGTACGAGAAGTCACCGACGAGCTGCAAGAACTGGCCGGCAAAATCAAAGAATACCTTGCCATCCTCGCCTCACGTGAGCGGATCATGCAGATCATCTCGGACGAGCTCCGCGAGGTCAGAGACCAGTTTGCAGTGCCGCGTCGCACCGAGATCGTCAACTGGTCAGGTGATATGGACGACGAAGACCTGATTGAGCGCGAAGACATGGTCGTCACCATTACCGCCGGTGGCTATATCAAACGCACCGCATTGGCCGATTTCCGGGCACAAAAACGCGGAGGCAAGGGCATATCCGGTATGCAGACCAAAGAAGAGGATGCTGTGACCACCCTCTTTGTGGCGAATACGCATACACAGCTGTTGTTCTTCACCACAGACGGCATGGTCTACAAGTTGAAAACCTGGCGTTTGCCACTGGGTGGACGGACTGCCAAAGGTAAGGCCATCGTCAACATCCTACCAATGTCACCGGGTGTTTCCATTGCTGCCATCATGCCGGTCGATGTGCCAGATGAAGAATGGGAAAACTTGCAGATCGTCTTTGCAACAACGGCGGGGGATGTGCGCCGCAATGCACTTTCAGATTTCACCAACGTCATGCGCAACGGTAAAATCGCGATGGACCTGCCCGAAGGGGTCGAAATGGTCAACGCGCGAATTTGCTCGGAAAGTGATGACGTGATGCTGGTGACAAACTCAGGTCGCGCGATCCGCTTCCCATCCACCGATGTACGGGTCTTTAAGGGCCGCAAATCCACCGGTGTCCGTGGTGTCCGCCTGCAAGGTGATGACAAGGTTGTGTCGATGTCAGTCATTCGCCATTTCGATGCCACTGCGGATGAGCGCTCTGCCTATCTAAAAATGCGCCGGGCGGTTGCCGGTATGGTTGATGACGAGACCGCCAGCGATGAAGACGTCGATGAAAACGCAACCATCAGCCCCGATCGCTATGCGGAAATGTCGGCGGCGGAAAACTTGCTGTTGACCATCACCGCACAGGGTGCTGGCAAGCTCAGCTCCAGCCACGATTATCCTGTGCGCGGGCGTGGTGGCATGGGGGTTCAGGCCATCGATAAAGGCCTGCGCGCTGGTGCAGTCGTGGCCTCGTTCCCGGTGGAACTGGAAGATCAGATCATGTTGGCCACCTCTAAGGGTCAATCCATCAGGGTCCCAATCAAAGGTATTTCCTTCCGATCTCGCAGCGCTGGTGGCGTCAAGGTGTTCAACACTGGCAAAGGCGAAGAGGTTGTCAGCGTTGCCTGGATTGCAGAACAATCCGACGACGAAGACGAAAACGCAGAGACCAGCGAAAGCTAA